A window from Cryobacterium sp. SO1 encodes these proteins:
- a CDS encoding bifunctional diguanylate cyclase/phosphodiesterase, with product MMRLTSHIGAAVVGAVGVIVLIGWYVGFGTIPEAIVGLWLVKPMTAVAFILVSAAVILLDRRRVPLVLGLAVSAIGALTLAEFIFAVSLGIDDLGIDFDGQAARMAPATAVSLMLLGASVIASRLSRASVMLGLALGALTISLIAVLGYAYGVSTLYSVGGFASMALPTALGLAVLSLSILLRRPASGLIALLRDPGSAGHMLRPVIPVLVLGPFVLGLLDLAGRDLGWYDTLFGVAILIATMTVLGTGLAWIAARRLRTLDRQRDAAMHALAEANHTLEETVNSRTRQLAETADTLHTLIKIAPVGIVQLDAAGGLVTANDQWLALTGLTEHQSRHDGWATAMHPDDAGRVRHEWQQSVAAGDPYETTLRFRTPVGQVNWVQVSTAPVTDAMGVIGHLASVTDVTALRTAENAASAASARFEAAFASSPLGTAIVSIDGTVLAANKRLLELAGPFTPVLNEPIETIFMPANDGDGAESAAGGADGPTGRRMDRRMRRDDSEQTWVKVSIAEIHEVEQASGFLYQLEDITARRLAEARVEHLAFHDPLTNLPNRLLLLDRLNQALLQASRHGTGVAVLFIDLDRFKFVNDSLGHHAGDAVLLQVGARLRQHARATDTVSRIGGDEFVVICQDVGSSRDVHKIAATFQKAIAEPILIGEQSASVDASIGIAFGLGYDDAESLLRNADQAMYQAKGRGRARYEVFDDDLRYRIHQRLDTELALRDAVALGEIETWYQPIVDLQEHRVVATEALARWRRPERGLVFPRDFIAIAEEVGLIKGIGTTVLSQACHAATALERGVAVSVNVSARQFVQDDFGAVVRRALEDSGLPPDQLWLELTESAVLEAIDSTARTFQELRALGVRLAIDDFGTGYSSFTHLRAFTVDLLKIDLSFIRDLERSDHDRAIVEGILRLADSLKLDVVAEGIETTNQRDLLQGMGCRYGQGYLFSKPAPSASPAVLFRT from the coding sequence ATGATGCGGTTGACCAGTCACATCGGGGCGGCCGTCGTCGGGGCCGTCGGGGTGATCGTGCTCATCGGCTGGTACGTCGGATTCGGAACGATCCCCGAGGCCATCGTCGGCCTGTGGTTGGTCAAACCGATGACCGCCGTGGCCTTCATTCTGGTCTCGGCTGCCGTGATACTGCTCGACCGGCGCCGAGTACCCCTGGTCCTGGGCCTCGCCGTTTCCGCGATTGGTGCGCTCACCCTGGCGGAGTTCATCTTCGCGGTATCGCTCGGAATCGACGACCTGGGAATCGACTTCGACGGCCAAGCCGCGCGCATGGCGCCGGCCACGGCGGTATCGCTGATGCTGCTCGGGGCATCAGTGATCGCCAGTCGGCTCTCCCGCGCCAGCGTGATGCTCGGACTGGCCCTCGGCGCGCTCACGATCAGCTTGATCGCGGTTCTCGGCTACGCCTACGGCGTCTCCACTCTCTACAGCGTCGGCGGATTCGCGAGCATGGCGCTGCCCACGGCGCTCGGGCTGGCGGTCTTGTCGCTGTCGATCCTGCTGCGGCGTCCCGCCAGCGGTCTGATCGCGTTGTTGCGCGACCCGGGCAGTGCGGGACACATGCTCCGCCCGGTCATTCCGGTGCTCGTCCTCGGTCCGTTCGTGCTGGGGCTGCTCGACTTGGCGGGCCGGGACCTGGGCTGGTACGACACGCTTTTTGGCGTCGCCATCCTGATCGCGACCATGACCGTGCTCGGCACGGGGCTGGCCTGGATCGCGGCTCGCCGGCTGCGCACGCTCGATCGCCAGCGGGACGCCGCCATGCACGCCCTCGCCGAGGCCAATCACACTCTCGAGGAAACCGTCAACTCCCGTACCCGTCAGCTGGCGGAAACGGCCGACACACTGCACACGCTGATCAAGATCGCACCGGTGGGCATCGTGCAGCTGGATGCCGCGGGCGGGCTCGTCACTGCCAACGACCAGTGGCTCGCACTCACCGGGCTCACCGAGCACCAATCGCGACACGACGGCTGGGCCACGGCCATGCATCCCGACGACGCCGGCCGGGTTCGCCACGAATGGCAACAGAGCGTCGCCGCCGGGGATCCCTATGAGACCACCTTGCGATTCCGCACTCCCGTCGGGCAGGTCAATTGGGTGCAGGTGAGCACCGCCCCGGTGACCGACGCGATGGGCGTGATCGGGCACCTGGCCAGCGTCACCGACGTGACCGCGCTCCGTACTGCCGAAAACGCGGCGTCGGCGGCGAGCGCCCGCTTCGAGGCAGCCTTCGCCTCGTCGCCGCTCGGAACGGCCATCGTGTCGATCGATGGAACTGTACTCGCAGCGAACAAACGGCTCCTTGAGCTTGCCGGGCCGTTCACCCCGGTGCTGAACGAGCCCATCGAGACGATCTTCATGCCGGCGAACGACGGTGATGGCGCAGAGTCCGCGGCCGGCGGCGCGGACGGTCCCACCGGCCGCCGCATGGACCGTCGGATGCGACGCGACGACAGCGAGCAAACCTGGGTCAAGGTAAGCATCGCCGAGATCCACGAGGTCGAGCAGGCCAGCGGGTTCCTGTACCAGCTCGAGGACATCACGGCCCGACGCCTGGCCGAAGCGCGGGTCGAGCACCTGGCTTTCCACGACCCGCTGACGAACCTGCCCAACCGGCTGCTGCTGCTCGACCGGCTGAACCAGGCTCTCCTCCAGGCGTCGCGTCACGGAACCGGTGTCGCCGTGCTGTTCATCGACCTCGACAGGTTCAAATTCGTCAACGACAGTCTCGGCCATCACGCCGGCGACGCCGTCCTGTTGCAAGTGGGAGCCCGTCTGCGCCAGCACGCCAGGGCGACCGATACGGTGTCCCGCATCGGCGGGGACGAATTCGTGGTCATCTGCCAAGATGTCGGCAGCAGCCGGGACGTGCACAAGATCGCGGCCACCTTCCAGAAGGCAATCGCCGAGCCGATCCTGATCGGCGAGCAGAGTGCATCCGTTGACGCCAGCATCGGCATCGCCTTCGGGCTCGGGTACGACGACGCCGAGTCGCTGCTGCGCAACGCGGACCAAGCGATGTACCAGGCGAAGGGGCGGGGCCGCGCCCGCTATGAGGTCTTCGACGACGACCTGCGCTACCGCATTCACCAGCGGCTCGACACCGAGCTGGCTCTGCGCGATGCCGTCGCCCTGGGCGAGATCGAGACGTGGTATCAGCCGATTGTTGACCTGCAGGAACACCGAGTCGTGGCCACCGAGGCCCTTGCGCGCTGGCGGCGGCCCGAGCGCGGGCTGGTCTTCCCGAGAGACTTCATCGCGATTGCCGAAGAGGTCGGTCTGATCAAGGGGATCGGGACGACGGTGCTGAGCCAGGCCTGCCACGCGGCGACCGCCCTGGAACGAGGCGTGGCCGTCAGCGTCAACGTGTCGGCCCGGCAGTTCGTGCAGGATGACTTCGGTGCGGTCGTCCGGCGCGCGCTCGAAGATTCGGGTCTACCCCCCGACCAGCTCTGGCTGGAGCTCACCGAGAGCGCTGTGCTCGAGGCGATCGACTCCACCGCCCGGACATTCCAGGAGCTGCGCGCCCTCGGCGTACGACTCGCCATCGACGACTTCGGCACCGGCTATTCGTCGTTCACACACCTGCGCGCGTTCACCGTTGACCTGCTGAAGATCGACCTGTCGTTCATACGCGACCTCGAACGGTCCGACCATGATCGGGCGATCGTGGAGGGCATACTCCGGCTGGCGGATTCTCTGAAACTGGATGTGGTGGCCGAGGGCATCGAGACCACCAACCAGCGAGACCTGCTGCAGGGGATGGGCTGCCGCTACGGCCAGGGTTACCTCTTCTCGAAGCCGGCGCCCAGCGCGTCCCCCGCGGTCCTCTTTCGCACGTGA
- a CDS encoding IS1182 family transposase: protein MQGCDDGQREIYDVDAVAGHLLPPGSVFAFLAAHRRELFPDDAFADLFSSQNGRPSIPADVIASVMVLQTLHNLSDREAAEALTYDLRWKAACGFALTETSFHPTVLVYWRKRLAASDRPHRIFEAVTAVIAQSGALSGRKRRALDSTILEDAVARQDTVTQLVGQIRRVGREIPGADVSVAGLTGHDYSQPGKPDIAWDDRDARDELVSRLVTDALALLGSINVHILNKKQQETVALLALVAGQDVEPADGSDGTDGRWRIARRVAPDRVISTVDPDARHAHKSRQKKIDGYKAHVNAEPDTGLVTAAMLTKASGSQNSDAARGGELLAADVSIGEQNIDVLGDSAYGSGGLLTEIHAAGHRPIIKPMPLGRAVPGGFTIDDFTVDETLQTVTCPAGNVRSLSPKRRASFGSSCQACPLMAQCTTAKSGKKMQIHPLDQVRREHRVTAQDPDFQALYRQHRPMIERTLAWMTRGARRVRYRGVAKNNAGWVIRAAAINLKRLLNLGLTSQNGVWALG from the coding sequence ATGCAGGGTTGTGATGATGGTCAGCGTGAGATTTACGATGTCGATGCCGTAGCGGGGCACTTGCTTCCGCCTGGATCGGTGTTCGCTTTCCTTGCAGCGCACCGTCGGGAGCTGTTTCCCGACGATGCGTTTGCGGACTTGTTTTCCTCGCAGAACGGCCGCCCGTCAATACCGGCGGACGTGATCGCGTCGGTGATGGTGTTGCAAACACTGCACAACCTTTCCGACAGGGAAGCGGCCGAGGCGTTGACGTATGACCTGCGGTGGAAAGCCGCCTGCGGGTTCGCGCTGACTGAAACCTCTTTCCACCCGACCGTGCTGGTCTATTGGCGCAAACGCTTGGCTGCCAGTGACCGGCCGCACCGCATTTTTGAGGCCGTGACCGCGGTCATTGCCCAGTCCGGAGCATTGTCGGGGCGCAAACGCCGGGCGTTGGACTCAACAATTTTGGAGGATGCGGTTGCCCGGCAGGACACCGTCACGCAGCTGGTCGGACAGATCCGCCGTGTTGGCCGGGAGATCCCCGGCGCGGACGTGAGCGTCGCCGGCTTGACCGGCCATGATTACTCCCAGCCGGGCAAGCCCGACATTGCGTGGGACGACCGCGACGCCCGCGACGAGCTCGTCTCCCGCCTGGTCACCGATGCTCTCGCTCTGCTGGGCAGCATCAACGTCCATATCCTCAACAAGAAGCAGCAGGAAACCGTCGCGCTGCTTGCCTTGGTCGCCGGCCAAGACGTGGAACCCGCCGACGGGTCCGACGGGACCGACGGGCGGTGGCGGATCGCCCGCCGGGTCGCTCCCGACCGGGTGATTTCCACCGTCGATCCTGATGCCCGCCATGCGCACAAGAGCCGCCAGAAAAAGATCGACGGCTATAAAGCCCACGTCAACGCGGAGCCCGACACCGGGTTGGTGACGGCGGCAATGCTCACGAAAGCCTCTGGTTCGCAAAACAGCGACGCGGCTCGCGGCGGCGAGCTGCTCGCGGCCGACGTCAGCATCGGTGAGCAAAACATTGACGTGCTGGGTGATTCGGCCTATGGCAGCGGCGGGCTCCTGACCGAGATTCATGCCGCTGGGCACCGGCCGATCATCAAGCCGATGCCGCTGGGCCGAGCCGTTCCGGGCGGATTCACCATCGATGACTTCACCGTGGATGAAACCCTGCAGACCGTGACCTGCCCGGCCGGGAACGTCCGGTCGCTCAGCCCGAAACGACGGGCCAGTTTTGGTAGTTCGTGCCAGGCCTGCCCGCTGATGGCGCAGTGCACCACCGCGAAGTCCGGCAAGAAGATGCAGATTCATCCGCTGGATCAGGTTCGCCGGGAGCACCGCGTCACCGCTCAGGACCCGGACTTTCAAGCCCTTTATCGCCAGCACCGTCCAATGATTGAACGGACGCTGGCGTGGATGACGCGCGGGGCCCGGCGGGTCCGCTACCGCGGCGTTGCCAAGAACAATGCGGGGTGGGTGATCCGTGCTGCCGCGATCAATCTCAAACGGCTCCTCAACCTCGGTTTGACCAGCCAGAACGGGGTTTGGGCCCTTGGATAA
- a CDS encoding DNA-directed RNA polymerase subunit beta', with protein sequence MLDVTTFDELRIGLATADDIRRWSHGEVKKPETINYRTLKPEKDGLFGEQIFGPSRDWECSCGKYKRVRFKGIVCERCGVEVTKSSVRRERMGHIELAAPVTHIWYFKGVPSRLGYLLDMAPKDLEKVIYFAAYMVIEVDEDGRHQDMPGLENELRLEIKTLEGSRDSRIADRLQRLETDLAALEAEGAKSDQKKRTKDAAEKEMSQVRKSADEQIAHLERVWEDFRTLKVGDLKPEDSVFHELQDRFGMYFEAYMGAEAIKKRLEAFDLVTESENLHLQIAEGKGQKKIRAIKRLRVVNAFIMTGNSPAAMVLDVVPVIPPELRPMVQLDGGRFATSDLNDLYRRVINRNNRLRRLLDLGAPEIIVNNEKRMLQEAVDALFDNGRRGRPVTGTGNRALKSLSDMLKGKQGRFRQNLLGKRVDYSGRSVIIVGPQLKLHQCGLPKQMALELFKPFVIKRLIDLSHAQNIKAAKRMVERSRPQVWDVLEEIIRERPVLLNRAPTLHRLGIQAFEPQLVEGKAIQLHPLVCAAFNADFDGDQMAVHLPLSMEAQAEARILMLASNNILKPSDGRPVTLPTQDMIIGLHHLTTLKEGVTGEGRAFTSVSEAILAHDQKSLDLNAKVRIRITDLYFTEGTQPDGVELVDGQAVGTVLVNTTLGRAIFNEALPADYPYFEKVADKGTLSAIVNDLAERYPKVEVAATLDRIKDAGFYWATRSGVTVALSDILTPPNKKEIVGTYEKMAAKVQTQFEKGLTTDLERRQELIQIWTKATEDVAAAMQANFPADNTINRMVTSGARGNWLQVRNIAGMRGLVNNPKGEIIPRPIISSYREGLSVAEYFIATHGARKGLADTALRTADSGYLTRRLVDVSQDVIIREDDCGTTKGLDLPIATFDAAGNLLRHPNVENAVYARSLAAPAVNAKGEVVADAGDDVGDVMIEKLVAAGVENIKVRSVLTCESAVGVCAVCYGRSLATGLLVDIGEAVGIIAAQSIGEPGTQLTMRTFHTGGSASADDITQGLPRVQELFEARTPKGASPIVDVAGRITIEDTDRSRKVILTPDNGDEAIAYPVLKRATLLVEDGQHVELGTQIIIGAVDPKEVLRVKGVRAVQKHLVGGVQDVYRSQGVPIHDKHIEVIVRQMLRKVTVVEHGDTGLLPGELVDRLKYNELNRTALTEGKKTASARQEVMGITKASLATESWLSAASFQETTRVLTQAAMEGKSDPLMGLKENVIIGKLIPAGTGLPRYRDVNVEATDEAKAERYPNRIFTDDAAFTEGDLSFVDFDSFSSDDFTPGTYN encoded by the coding sequence TTGCTCGACGTAACAACATTTGACGAGCTTCGCATTGGCCTGGCCACCGCTGACGACATCCGTCGTTGGTCGCACGGTGAGGTCAAGAAGCCCGAAACCATCAACTACCGCACGCTCAAGCCCGAAAAGGATGGCCTCTTCGGAGAGCAGATCTTCGGACCGTCCCGCGACTGGGAGTGCTCGTGCGGCAAGTACAAGCGAGTGCGCTTCAAAGGCATCGTCTGTGAGCGCTGTGGCGTAGAGGTCACGAAGTCGTCGGTGCGCCGTGAGCGCATGGGCCACATCGAACTCGCCGCCCCCGTCACGCACATCTGGTACTTCAAGGGTGTGCCCTCGCGTCTCGGTTACCTGCTGGACATGGCTCCGAAGGACCTCGAAAAGGTCATCTACTTCGCCGCCTACATGGTCATCGAGGTCGACGAAGACGGTCGCCACCAGGACATGCCTGGGCTGGAGAACGAACTGCGCCTCGAGATCAAGACCCTCGAAGGCTCACGCGACTCCCGCATCGCCGACCGCCTGCAGCGCCTGGAAACCGACCTCGCAGCGCTGGAGGCCGAAGGCGCCAAGAGCGACCAGAAGAAGCGCACCAAGGACGCCGCCGAGAAGGAGATGTCCCAGGTCCGCAAGTCGGCCGACGAGCAGATCGCTCACCTCGAGCGTGTGTGGGAAGACTTCCGCACCCTCAAGGTCGGCGACCTGAAGCCGGAGGACTCCGTCTTCCACGAGCTCCAGGACCGCTTTGGCATGTACTTCGAGGCCTACATGGGCGCCGAGGCCATCAAGAAGCGCCTCGAGGCCTTCGACCTGGTCACCGAGAGCGAAAACCTGCACCTGCAGATCGCCGAGGGCAAGGGTCAGAAGAAGATCCGCGCCATCAAGCGTCTGCGCGTCGTCAACGCGTTCATCATGACCGGCAACTCGCCGGCCGCGATGGTGCTCGACGTCGTGCCGGTCATCCCGCCGGAACTGCGCCCGATGGTGCAGCTCGACGGTGGCCGTTTCGCCACGAGCGACCTCAACGACCTCTACCGTCGTGTGATCAACCGCAACAACCGTCTGCGTCGTCTGCTTGACCTCGGTGCTCCAGAGATCATCGTGAACAACGAGAAGCGGATGCTGCAGGAGGCTGTTGACGCGCTGTTCGACAACGGTCGTCGTGGCCGCCCGGTCACGGGTACCGGTAACCGCGCCCTCAAGTCCCTGAGCGACATGCTCAAGGGTAAGCAGGGTCGATTCCGTCAGAACCTGCTCGGTAAGCGTGTTGACTACTCCGGCCGTTCGGTCATCATCGTCGGCCCGCAGCTGAAGCTGCACCAGTGTGGTCTGCCCAAGCAGATGGCGCTGGAGCTCTTCAAGCCGTTCGTGATCAAGCGCCTGATCGACCTGAGCCACGCTCAGAACATCAAGGCCGCCAAACGCATGGTGGAGCGTTCGCGCCCGCAGGTTTGGGACGTGCTCGAGGAGATCATCCGTGAGCGCCCGGTTCTGCTGAACCGTGCACCCACGCTGCACCGCCTCGGTATCCAGGCCTTCGAACCTCAGCTCGTGGAGGGTAAGGCCATCCAGCTGCACCCCCTCGTCTGTGCGGCGTTCAACGCCGACTTCGACGGTGACCAGATGGCTGTGCACCTGCCGCTGTCGATGGAGGCCCAGGCCGAAGCGCGCATCCTGATGCTCGCCTCGAACAACATCCTGAAGCCGTCCGACGGTCGTCCGGTGACCCTGCCCACACAGGACATGATCATCGGTCTGCACCACCTGACCACGCTCAAGGAAGGCGTCACCGGCGAAGGCCGCGCGTTCACCTCTGTCTCGGAGGCCATCCTGGCCCACGACCAGAAGTCGCTCGACCTGAACGCCAAGGTGCGCATCCGCATCACCGACCTGTACTTCACCGAGGGCACCCAGCCCGATGGTGTCGAGCTGGTCGATGGTCAGGCTGTGGGAACCGTGCTGGTGAACACCACGCTGGGCCGCGCCATCTTCAACGAGGCGCTGCCGGCTGACTACCCGTACTTCGAGAAGGTTGCCGACAAGGGCACCCTCTCGGCCATCGTGAACGACCTGGCAGAGCGGTACCCGAAGGTGGAAGTAGCGGCAACGCTCGACCGCATCAAGGACGCCGGCTTCTACTGGGCCACCCGTTCCGGTGTGACCGTCGCGCTCAGCGACATCCTGACGCCTCCGAACAAGAAGGAGATCGTCGGTACGTACGAGAAGATGGCCGCGAAGGTTCAGACGCAGTTCGAGAAGGGTCTCACGACCGACCTCGAGCGTCGTCAGGAGCTCATCCAGATCTGGACCAAGGCGACCGAAGACGTCGCCGCGGCCATGCAGGCGAACTTCCCGGCTGACAACACGATCAACCGGATGGTCACCTCTGGTGCTCGTGGTAACTGGCTGCAGGTGCGAAACATCGCCGGTATGCGTGGTCTGGTCAACAACCCGAAGGGTGAGATCATCCCTCGCCCGATTATCTCGAGCTACCGCGAAGGCCTGTCCGTCGCCGAGTACTTCATTGCTACTCACGGTGCTCGTAAGGGTCTGGCCGACACTGCTCTGCGTACCGCTGACTCGGGGTACCTCACGCGTCGTCTCGTCGACGTCTCGCAGGATGTCATCATCCGTGAAGACGACTGCGGTACGACCAAGGGTCTCGACCTGCCGATCGCCACGTTCGACGCCGCGGGCAACCTGCTGCGCCACCCCAACGTGGAGAACGCGGTTTACGCTCGCAGCCTGGCCGCCCCCGCGGTCAACGCCAAGGGCGAGGTCGTTGCTGACGCCGGTGACGACGTCGGTGACGTGATGATCGAGAAGCTGGTTGCCGCCGGCGTCGAGAACATCAAGGTGCGCTCGGTGCTGACCTGCGAGTCTGCTGTCGGTGTGTGTGCGGTCTGCTACGGCCGTTCGCTTGCTACCGGCCTGCTCGTGGACATCGGAGAGGCCGTCGGCATCATCGCCGCACAGTCGATCGGTGAGCCCGGCACGCAGCTGACCATGCGTACCTTCCACACCGGTGGTTCCGCATCCGCAGACGACATCACCCAGGGTCTGCCCCGGGTGCAGGAGCTCTTCGAGGCGCGTACCCCCAAGGGTGCATCGCCGATCGTCGACGTTGCCGGCCGCATCACCATCGAGGACACGGATCGTAGCCGCAAGGTGATCCTGACCCCCGACAACGGTGACGAAGCCATCGCTTACCCGGTGCTCAAGCGTGCGACCCTCCTCGTTGAGGATGGCCAGCACGTGGAGCTCGGCACGCAGATCATCATCGGCGCCGTCGACCCGAAGGAAGTTCTTCGAGTCAAGGGTGTCCGCGCGGTGCAGAAGCACCTCGTTGGTGGCGTGCAGGATGTCTACCGTTCGCAGGGCGTGCCGATTCACGACAAGCACATCGAGGTCATCGTTCGTCAGATGCTTCGCAAGGTGACTGTTGTGGAGCACGGCGACACCGGCCTGCTGCCGGGCGAGCTCGTTGACCGGTTGAAGTACAACGAACTCAACCGCACCGCGCTCACCGAGGGCAAGAAGACGGCTTCGGCTCGTCAGGAAGTCATGGGTATCACCAAGGCTTCGCTGGCAACCGAGTCGTGGCTGAGCGCCGCTTCCTTCCAGGAGACCACCCGGGTTCTGACCCAGGCGGCCATGGAAGGCAAGAGCGACCCGCTGATGGGCCTGAAGGAGAACGTGATCATCGGTAAGTTGATCCCGGCCGGCACCGGTCTTCCCCGCTACCGCGACGTCAACGTCGAGGCAACGGATGAAGCCAAGGCTGAGCGTTACCCGAACCGCATCTTCACCGATGATGCAGCGTTCACCGAGGGTGACCTGAGCTTCGTCGACTTCGACAGCTTCTCGTCGGACGACTTCACCCCCGGTACGTACAACTAA